The genomic region TGAGGGGTCAGGCGTCGGCGAGCTCGCCGCGCGCTTCGACATCGTGCTGGGCCTCACGCCAGAGGGCTAGCCCGAATATGAGGTCTGTGCCGTTGTTGTGTTTGACAACTAGCACCTGATCGTGGAAGGAGTTATCGCCGAGGTTGCATACGAAAGCAACGGATCTCGATTTTCCTCTCGATAGCTTGTGCGAAGAACTGGCGGCTCAATCGCTCGAGCCGCTGCGGCAATTCCTCGTCCACTCCATGACCGACGATATAGAAGAACCCGTACTCGCGGCACGCCTGGCCGATCTGCTTGGCCACGCGGGTGGCGCGCCGCCGTCCCCGCGATCAACGGGTGGGTATCAATGACCGGAAGGCTCCGGTCCAAGGTGCGAATGCTCCATACGGCTCTACTTTAAGGAAGATCAGCGGCACTTAGCCATCAACGGCAAAACCAACCAGTTGAATGACCGGCGGAAGATCGCGAGTGCCGGCGAAATACGCTTCCACATCGCACTGGAAGCACGCGACCTCAATCCCAAGAAACGGCGTGGGGCACTGGGTCATTCTCGCAAACCCTTCCCGCAGGAGCCGTCTTGCGGGCTCGGGGAGGCCCTGAAACCACTTCAGATGTGCGACTGAAACCTGAATGAGGCCCTGCAAGAACCGCCCGCTCGGCGTCCGCCGTCCGGCGGCCATCCAGAGGCCTTCCCAGGCCTCATGTGCCTCCCACCAATAAGCGTAGTTGAAGAGA from Pseudomonadota bacterium harbors:
- a CDS encoding 2-oxoglutarate and iron-dependent oxygenase domain-containing protein, with the protein product MAKQIGQACREYGFFYIVGHGVDEELPQRLERLSRQFFAQAIERKIEIRCFRMQPRR
- a CDS encoding DUF309 domain-containing protein, which translates into the protein MKRKIDRAPYVMATPLPDAEPSPPEPLPRRYSSLPFPAYRFVPGRTPHPTRNPRGHSYGIDRWVVVSFDPPEWRTSTAYLHGVDLFNYAYWWEAHEAWEGLWMAAGRRTPSGRFLQGLIQVSVAHLKWFQGLPEPARRLLREGFARMTQCPTPFLGIEVACFQCDVEAYFAGTRDLPPVIQLVGFAVDG